In the Plasmodium chabaudi chabaudi strain AS genome assembly, chromosome: 13 genome, one interval contains:
- a CDS encoding 50S ribosomal protein L20, putative — translation MKLPREVVFQVAKGFRGRSKGCFKIARSRAMKALLHSYIMRRQRYRRLRVHWIASINRGCREWNFTYSKFMYSLLNNNILLNRKSLYTLCYTEPISFKALVDESKYVFYQRKLKFRDISQF, via the exons atgaaattaccAAGAGAAGTGGTTTTTCAAGTAGCAAAGGGTTTTAGAGGTAGGAGCAAAGgatgttttaaaattgcAAGAAGTAGAGCAATGAAGGCTTTACTTCATTCTTATATTATGAGGCGCCAAAGATATAGAAGGCTACGG GTACATTGGATAGCTAGCATAAACAGAGGATGTAGAGAATGGAATTTCAcatattcaaaatttatgtatagtttattaaataataatatccTCTTGAACAGAAAGAGCCTATATACATTATGCTACACAGAGCCAATAAGTTTTAAGGCTTTAGTAGATGAatcaaaatatgttttttatcaaaGGAAACTTAAGTTTCGAGACATAtcacaattttaa
- a CDS encoding translocation protein SEC62, putative: protein MDNVEEIHSDMFDLLAFAFDRGVKVKSAAEVGKRAVEYFRGDDFAAFLSSNQDVLKKKFPKLIGNRNLSEIKDIEEFGDLFIQRGFIYKAQYKPFKGIHEMDENGVYKRPKWPKRLIMTAKQNFDKAGFYILVYERNRKLQYFMLMTLISIVLICCMFPVWPLKLKLALWHLSVVFITFLSAIIVGRLVAFLYFWFFGIDYWIFPNLFDEECSIVESFIPFHSWERRNDSWILVFARMVTAVLVAIGIHQLGKTHSISDIQNFAKQSFIDIIEWGNKKLSDGPENNFMYKSIDSKATFEGQEEVEDAEDPEDQIIYDENEENYDCLKKCGFPPFEELVRRCFLKCDCMEKIIKSHCYKKKCSKATKEVLDEAHKEACFQKIKK, encoded by the exons ATGGATAACGTAGAG gaGATACATTCAGATATGTTTGATTTGCTGGCATTCGCCTTTGATAGAGGGGTGAAAGTAAAAAGTGCAGCTGAAGTTGGAAAAAGAGCAGTTGAGTATTTCAGAGGAGATGATTTTGCAGCTTTTTTAAGTAGCAATCAAGAtgttttaaagaaaaaatttcCAAAGTTAATAGGAAACCGAAATTTATCGGAAATTAAAGATATAGAAGAATTTGGTGATTTGTTTATACAAAGaggttttatatataaagctCAATATAAACCATTTAAAGGGATACATGAAATGGATGAAAATGGAGTATATAAAAGACCCAAATGGCCAAAGAGATTAATTATGACCGCAAAgcaaaattttgataaagcaggtttttatattttagttTATGAAAGGAATAGGAAATTACAGTATTTTATGTTAATGACATTAATCTCAATAGTTTTAATATGTTGTATGTTTCCTGTTTGGCCATTGAAGTTGAAATTGGCATTATGGCATTTATCCGTTGtatttataacatttttatcagCAATAATAGTTGGAAGACTAGTCgcttttctttatttttggtTTTTTGGTATTGACTATTGGATATTTccaaatttatttgatgaaGAATGCAGTATTGTTGAATCCTTTATTCCATTTCATTCGTGGGAACGTAGAAATGATAGTTGGATTTTAGTATTTGCTAGAATGGTTACTGCTGTTTTAGTAGCTATAGGTATACATCAGTTAGGAAAAACTCATTCTATTTCTgatattcaaaattttgCAAAGCAATCTTTTATTGATATAATAGAATGgggtaataaaaaattatctgACGGTccagaaaataattttatgtataaatcTATCGATTCAAAAGCCACATTTGAGGGTCAAGAAGAGGTCGAAGATGCTGAAGATCCCGAAGATCAAATCAtttatgatgaaaatgagGAAAATTATGACTGTTTGAAAAAATGTGGATTCCCACCTTTCGAGGAATTAGTTAGAAGATGCTTCTTAAAATGTGATTGTATGGAG aaaattataaaatcacATTGCTACAAGAAAAAATGTTCCAAGGCAACAAAGGAAGTTTTAGATGAGGCCCACAAGGAGGCATGTttccaaaaaattaaaaaataa